One Candidatus Cardinium hertigii DNA window includes the following coding sequences:
- the dnaX gene encoding DNA polymerase III subunit gamma/tau: MSQFIVSARRYRPTHFKDIMGQSHITTTLQNALAYGKLAHAFLFCGPRGVGKTTCARILAKAINCLHITEEREPCNDCRHCVSFSSSNPMNIYELDAASNNAVEDIRELVDQVRYVPQMGKYKIYIIDEVHMLSNAAFNAFLKTLEEPPSYVLFILATTERHKVLPTILSRCQIFNFNSIKIEAIADQLASIAMQESIAYEMAALQLIAQKAEGAMRDALSMFDIIATATGQKETITYAVAAAHLQHLDYAYYFKCTEAFVRKDIPTLLSIYDAVLRAGFNGRHFLVGLGEHLRNLLVCRDPVSLPLLEVPDPIRPQYAEYAAKCSMHFLLDALARLNQCLLHYQASQHKRLHVELFLIELAAGTPTVVPAGTEGTPQKKQLPSEPNRCKQSAAAVQEAESSMPCKKPSSNPLPGDRVMIQEAVTERLPTLADLKKTLTGTEALDTVVQISPLQTKKTLPLLGEKVAIVLADYKEYLKNKGDLAAYQLMRQPIKVEGRVISITLIHPVQEAMLQKLKGDLLNFLGEALQDSDITIQGVLVEEVVPKRPYTDQEKLNYLGKKNAAIAFLQEKLRLELTY, translated from the coding sequence ATGAGTCAATTTATAGTTTCTGCGCGGAGATACCGTCCTACTCATTTTAAGGATATTATGGGGCAATCCCATATAACTACTACTTTACAGAATGCCCTAGCGTATGGAAAGCTCGCTCATGCTTTTCTTTTTTGCGGTCCACGCGGTGTAGGAAAAACGACCTGTGCACGTATTCTAGCCAAAGCAATCAACTGTCTACACATTACAGAAGAGCGGGAACCTTGCAACGATTGTAGGCATTGTGTAAGCTTTAGCAGTAGTAATCCTATGAATATCTATGAATTAGATGCCGCTTCTAACAATGCAGTAGAGGATATTCGCGAATTAGTGGATCAAGTACGCTATGTTCCCCAGATGGGCAAATATAAGATATACATTATAGATGAGGTCCATATGTTATCTAATGCAGCCTTTAATGCCTTTCTTAAAACATTGGAAGAGCCTCCTAGTTACGTTTTATTTATATTGGCTACTACAGAACGGCATAAAGTGCTTCCTACTATTCTATCACGTTGTCAAATATTTAATTTTAATAGTATCAAAATAGAGGCTATTGCTGATCAGTTAGCATCCATAGCTATGCAAGAATCTATTGCCTATGAAATGGCTGCCTTACAACTTATTGCACAAAAAGCGGAAGGTGCCATGCGTGATGCACTTTCCATGTTTGATATAATAGCTACAGCTACGGGTCAAAAGGAAACCATTACGTATGCTGTAGCAGCTGCTCATTTGCAACATTTGGACTATGCTTATTATTTTAAATGCACGGAAGCCTTTGTAAGGAAAGATATTCCTACGTTGCTTTCCATTTATGATGCTGTTTTACGTGCTGGGTTTAACGGACGTCATTTTTTAGTAGGGTTGGGCGAGCATTTGCGTAATTTACTAGTCTGTAGAGATCCCGTTTCGCTTCCGTTATTAGAAGTTCCTGACCCCATCAGGCCACAATATGCTGAATATGCTGCTAAATGCAGCATGCATTTTTTATTAGATGCCTTAGCGCGCCTCAATCAGTGTCTATTGCATTACCAAGCCAGTCAGCATAAGAGGCTGCATGTAGAGCTTTTTCTTATTGAGCTAGCAGCAGGCACTCCAACAGTAGTACCTGCTGGAACAGAGGGTACCCCCCAAAAAAAACAGCTTCCCTCTGAACCCAATAGGTGCAAGCAATCCGCTGCAGCGGTGCAGGAAGCGGAATCTTCTATGCCATGCAAAAAACCCTCCAGTAATCCTTTACCAGGCGATAGGGTAATGATACAAGAAGCTGTAACAGAGCGGCTTCCTACTTTAGCAGATCTCAAAAAAACATTAACCGGAACGGAAGCATTGGATACTGTTGTACAGATATCTCCTCTACAAACGAAAAAAACGCTCCCTCTATTGGGGGAAAAGGTAGCAATAGTGTTAGCTGATTATAAAGAATATCTTAAGAATAAGGGAGATTTAGCTGCCTATCAGCTTATGCGTCAGCCAATAAAAGTAGAAGGTAGGGTTATTTCTATTACATTGATTCATCCCGTTCAAGAAGCCATGCTGCAAAAGCTTAAGGGAGATCTTTTAAATTTCCTGGGTGAGGCGTTACAAGATTCTGATATAACCATTCAGGGTGTTTTGGTAGAGGAAGTTGTCCCTAAAAGGCCCTATACGGATCAGGAAAAGTTGAACTATTTAGGTAAAAAAAACGCTGCTATAGCCTTTCTACAAGAAAAATTAAGGTTAGAACTTACGTATTAG